The window gttagtcacattgtactgctattattttgaacaatactgtataaccaGAGTCAGTGAAGGTAAAATGTAGATGATACTTCAAGCAGCTCCAGAAAATATGCATCCTGGGATCATTTACTGCAAGTCTGTTTTAAGTAGCAGCTGcaaattgacattcattaaactccagtaaataaaaagaaaagttttctttgaaaaataataacacacaaaaTATAAAGGCCATAGAATGACACGATAACACTTCTTATGAAAATACTTCTGGAAGGGGTGGTTGGTCTTCAGCTATGATATAGCTATCGCGCATCATTAAGCTGTCTGGCTACAGTCAGTATCTCTTTGGCCCCTTTGCCGAGCAGCAGATTCCCGAGGTCCACTCCTAACTTCACTGCGGCGTCCTGAGGTGCCTCTGACACCTTTAATGCAGTGATGCCCACACGCTGGACCTTCTCATCAACCTTCTCCTGTTCCTCAGCCTGGGAATAATGAGGTTACAGAATCTCAAGTGTCAAATTTAAACGAAGGATTCCGAATATTGGATATTTGTATCTATATTGTAGTGGATTAACAACCTGACTGTCAGAGCTGATGCTTGTCTGCATGGTCTCCTTCAGACTGTCTGAACCATCGAGACTGTACACCGCTCCAGTCAGGTAGAGCTGTGAATTCTTAACTTCAGTGTAAACAGCAACTGGAACACTGCATCCCCCTTCCTGTTAAAAACAAATCTAGTTAAATAAAACAGATACAGCAATGTTCTTAAGAAATGCATTCTTTGCATTCAGGTTGGATTTAAAAAAAGGTTTGCCAGAGAATGTTATTTTCAATGTCTCAGAAATTGTCATATGTGGTGTAAACaagtaaattgtaattaattttcattttcactttaaattattattagatatttacACTGCAGTTtgaaagtttgggttcagtaagatgtATCACatattccataaaaatatttagcagcacaactgttttcaacatcgataataagataataagaaatgtttacgAACACCAAACTTTGAAACCACAGtgtatttatgtaatattaatgaattcaaatattaaaacaaaaatggcatcATGTCATTGATCCAGAAACAGGTGTGAGGGGTGTTACAGTGCAGCAGGATGTCTACCAGTTGTTTGAGGAAGGCTCTCTCCGCCATGCATCTCAACGCAGTTTCTGAGTCATTTAATACTGACACCATTTCCAGGATGTCCTGGTCTCGAGCTCTCACTTCGATTGCCAGAGCACCCTTTAACAAGACAGTAAGAGCAGCATGTAAGGTTCAATGTGATGGCACTCACTGCTGAGTAGGAGATCTGGACGAAAGCAACAGTGAATGTTACCCACCTGTCCAACTGCATACATGCAGACATCAGGCCCAAGGATCTGAAGCAAGGTGATAACAACAGATGTCAATGTTATCGATTAAAAGATGCAATAATCTttagttttgcattttatttttattttaggttcaCTGAAGCAGGACGGGGCACCTGGCTGATGCGATTCTCCCAGCCCATTCTCCAAAGACCAGCTGCTGCTAAAATGATGGCTGAAAAGTCATCCTTTTCATCCAGCTTCTTTAGACGAGTGTTGAGATTACCTCTCTGAAACACAACTGTTAAGGTATAACCTCAAAACATCAAGTCCTTGTTAATACACTGAAATTATAATTGACTTGGTATCTGTATCTACATAAGAATaacaagaaaagtaaaaaaaaactgcactgcaCTGAAAGATACAATGTCTTTAAACTCCAGATTTGGAAATCTTTTCTTCAGTTGGGCGGCCCGGCGAAGAGAACTGGTACCTACAAcacttcaaatataaaatatattatttattttccaagaAAACACATATCCTGCAAATATTTATATgacaaaaattctaaaatatatcaCTACCATCAAAAATGAAAGTTGAAAGTTGAAAGTTTTTTGAAGATGTCTTTTATGCTTAcccaaaatgcttttattaaaacaaaaatacagcaaacacagtaatactgtgaaatataagaatacattttacatacaaatgtaatttatttctgtgatgcaacaCTGAATTTtccagcatcataactccagtcttcagtgtcacatgatcaacaCTGATTGTTTGATGAGTTCTTTGTACTGGCCTCCAATTTTACCTCTTGTTGGCTAGAGACTCTAGACATTGGCCTTTATGTTTGGGGTGCAGGACAACAGCATCATGAGGGTTTTCTCGCCTTTGAAGAGAAGGAAGTGTCAATCATAATGTTATAAGTGATTTGCAATGAGCAATACACTAtatcatttttttccccatacactttaataattatttatgaacATTTAGGTTGTCAGCTTTCTACTTTTAAGATAAAAGACTCTTCAGATGTGGATGATTCACTTACTTCAGCACAGATCCTATAGTGAAACCTTCAGGAAGAACAGTTGGCAAGTCTTTCAAAGAGTGCACCACCAGATCTACCCTATGGAGACACAAATATTACAACAGCATTATTCAGTCTGAAACATAAGCACCAGTGCAGCAGTAAAAATCTCTGCAACATCAAATGCACCAAAAGACCAATAAACAACATTAAACATGAATGATATAAAGAAGGAATGACTCACTCATTTTTCTCCAAAGCATTTTCCAGTTCTTTTGTGAAGAGACTCTTTTCACCAATCTGTTAACATGtacaaaactaattaattattacatcaatataatttttattatttatggatTTGGACTCACTTTGGATAAAGCTGTGTCAAGAATTTTATCTCCTGTTGTTGACATAGCCACTGAAACAAAATCAAAAGATTGAAGTGGAATTTAATTTAAGGAGAGTGAATATCAACTACATCATACTTgctaaaaaaaatccattacaaaTAAACATCAACTGTTTCGCATATTCAACAATGATCTCTTACCTATTTCAAAATGAACATCAGGGTAGAACTCCTTGAGTTTCTCTACAACACTGTCTGTCTGAATCCGAGCCAGCTGAAAAAAATGGGAGAAAGGTAACTAAAGGTTCAACAATATTTCATTTCCCACACAATATGATGGTTCTTTAAGGCTGATCTTCTTGTTGAGGGCTGTAACTGGTTTCTTTCCTAAAACTAATCAATCTTGTACGCACCCTAACAAAGACAGAAATCTTATCAAAGCCATCACCGCTGCTGACACACCCAATCAAACTTACATTTGACTATATGACTCTAGAACTACTAAGTTATACTAAGTGACAATGTTTCCCATTATATAATTAGTTATAGaatggaaagtaaaaaaatattttagaaaatgtgagAGGATGAGAGGCATTTCAAACACATGGATTCCAATGACAAGCAGtcataaaaactgtgaaaatggtTAGATATATTAGCAATATTTTAGATGATCTAATTTGTATGtacactacagtttaaaagtttgggatcagtgatcatttttaaagaattaatactttaattaagCATGGATGTGTGAAATTAATCGAAAGTaccagttaagacatttataataattcaaaagatttctatctttctataagtgatttttttcttccttttgaaTGTGAtacaattttcatgaaaaaaaaaaaacattgagcggcactaataagaaatatttattgagtaccagcatattagaatgaaattcagctttgcagtcACAGGAAAAAACttgaattatattcaaatagatagATTATTAATAGACCATGCACACTGAATGTGCATGTGATATATTACCTGGCTTTTTCTGGTGCCAACACTGATCACCCTGCTGACTTTGCCATCAGCATCCTGTAAAAGAAGACAATATTTTTTCAGGCAAAGGTCAGTACCAACATAAATAACACAGACAAATATGTTAAATTGGATTACATTCTGACCCTAATGTATTTATAAGGTCCATCTGACATAGCTGTAGTGAAGTTAACTGTCTTCAGTCTTCAGAGGAACAGAAAGCAATGACTGATGAGGAGGCACTACGCCCCAGTGTGCTGGCTTCAGTAGATAAGACAATAATGCCTGTTCACTGCGTCCGTTACACACGAGGGAGGAGTAAAGAACACCATTCACATAGAGACATTTTATATGCGAGAATATTACACTACAACTTCTTGGGTGAAGATGATTCAGATGTAACCTCCTATTAACCACTAAACTTAATTATGTCATAATCGCATAACTAACGGAGCTGTAAAGTTTACGAGTATGGGCGAAATAcattgaatgt is drawn from Carassius auratus strain Wakin chromosome 40, ASM336829v1, whole genome shotgun sequence and contains these coding sequences:
- the LOC113058444 gene encoding porphobilinogen deaminase-like isoform X1: MSDGPYKYIRDADGKVSRVISVGTRKSQLARIQTDSVVEKLKEFYPDVHFEIVAMSTTGDKILDTALSKIGEKSLFTKELENALEKNEVDLVVHSLKDLPTVLPEGFTIGSVLKRENPHDAVVLHPKHKGQCLESLANKSVVGTSSLRRAAQLKKRFPNLEFKDIRGNLNTRLKKLDEKDDFSAIILAAAGLWRMGWENRISQILGPDVCMYAVGQGALAIEVRARDQDILEMVSVLNDSETALRCMAERAFLKQLEGGCSVPVAVYTEVKNSQLYLTGAVYSLDGSDSLKETMQTSISSDSQAEEQEKVDEKVQRVGITALKVSEAPQDAAVKLGVDLGNLLLGKGAKEILTVARQLNDAR
- the LOC113058444 gene encoding porphobilinogen deaminase-like isoform X2; the protein is MSTTGDKILDTALSKIGEKSLFTKELENALEKNEVDLVVHSLKDLPTVLPEGFTIGSVLKRENPHDAVVLHPKHKGQCLESLANKSVVGTSSLRRAAQLKKRFPNLEFKDIRGNLNTRLKKLDEKDDFSAIILAAAGLWRMGWENRISQILGPDVCMYAVGQGALAIEVRARDQDILEMVSVLNDSETALRCMAERAFLKQLEGGCSVPVAVYTEVKNSQLYLTGAVYSLDGSDSLKETMQTSISSDSQAEEQEKVDEKVQRVGITALKVSEAPQDAAVKLGVDLGNLLLGKGAKEILTVARQLNDAR